From one Bordetella genomosp. 9 genomic stretch:
- a CDS encoding LysR substrate-binding domain-containing protein, whose amino-acid sequence MRYDLTSLDLFIAVAEDKNLTKAAQRKHLAVSAISKRIAELEAQAGSPLLVRYARGVDLTPAGQSLLHYARQMQHTLSLMDEELAGYAAGVKGHVRIHAITSALAQFLPGDIERFANDYPQIKFDIEERVGTAVVRAVADGHADLGIFAEQTPAHGLQLFPYRQDELVVVVPATHPLARRQKVRFDTVLDHEFVGPHLDSSVHALLTAEAKKRGKPLRPRIRISGFDCMCKLVEAQLGIAVLPRAVAAPYLRGGKLRALTLAEPWARRSLLIGVRSLETLPPTARSLVGYLRA is encoded by the coding sequence ATGCGATACGACCTGACCAGCCTGGATTTGTTTATCGCCGTGGCCGAGGACAAGAACCTGACCAAGGCCGCGCAGCGCAAGCACCTGGCCGTATCGGCCATCAGCAAGCGGATCGCCGAACTGGAGGCGCAGGCGGGCTCGCCCCTGCTGGTGCGCTACGCGCGCGGGGTGGACCTGACGCCGGCCGGCCAATCCCTGCTGCACTACGCGCGCCAGATGCAGCATACGCTGTCGTTGATGGACGAAGAACTGGCGGGCTATGCCGCCGGCGTGAAGGGCCACGTGCGCATCCACGCCATCACGTCGGCCCTGGCGCAATTCCTGCCGGGCGACATCGAACGATTCGCCAACGACTATCCGCAGATCAAGTTCGACATCGAAGAGCGCGTGGGCACGGCTGTAGTGCGAGCGGTGGCCGACGGCCACGCCGACCTGGGCATCTTCGCCGAACAGACGCCCGCGCATGGCCTGCAGCTGTTCCCCTACCGGCAGGACGAACTGGTGGTGGTGGTGCCGGCGACGCATCCCCTGGCGCGCCGCCAGAAGGTGCGCTTCGACACGGTGCTGGACCACGAGTTCGTCGGTCCCCACCTGGATAGTTCGGTGCACGCGCTGTTGACGGCGGAGGCCAAGAAGCGCGGCAAGCCGCTGCGGCCGCGCATACGCATCAGCGGCTTCGATTGCATGTGCAAGCTGGTGGAAGCCCAGTTGGGTATCGCCGTGCTGCCCCGGGCGGTCGCCGCGCCCTACCTGCGCGGCGGCAAGCTGCGCGCGCTGACCCTGGCCGAACCGTGGGCCCGGCGCAGCCTGCTGATCGGCGTACGCAGCCTGGAAACGCTGCCGCCCACGGCGCGGTCGCTGGTGGGGTATCTGCGCGCGTAG
- a CDS encoding mandelate racemase/muconate lactonizing enzyme family protein, which translates to MRIVEIREQTKPISSPIRNAYIDFSKMTLSLVAVITDVMRDGKPVVGYGFNSNGRYGQGTLMRERFIPRVLSAEPDTLLDVTGQNLDPHKIWDRMFINEKPGGHGERSVAMGTLDMAVWDAVAKIANKPLFQLLSERYGDGRPERKVFVYAAGGYYYPGKGLESLQDEMRGYLDRGYSVVKMKIGGASLDDDLRRIDAVLDVLQDGQRLCVDANGRFDLKTAVAYAKALSQYDLFWYEEAGDPLDYELQAELAQHYDKPMATGENLFSMQDARNLIRYGGMRPDRDWLQFDCALSYGLVEYLRTLDMLKSYGWSPSRCIPHGGHQMSLNIAAGLGLGGNESYPDLFQPYGGFPDGVRVENSYITMPDLPGIGFEGKSDLYAEMNRLSS; encoded by the coding sequence GTGCGCATCGTCGAAATCCGCGAGCAGACCAAACCCATCAGCTCGCCCATCCGCAACGCCTACATCGACTTCAGCAAAATGACGCTCAGCCTGGTCGCCGTCATCACCGACGTGATGCGCGACGGCAAGCCCGTGGTGGGCTACGGCTTCAATTCCAATGGCCGCTACGGCCAGGGCACGCTGATGCGTGAACGTTTCATCCCGCGCGTGCTGTCCGCCGAACCCGACACCCTGCTGGATGTCACTGGCCAGAACCTGGATCCGCACAAGATCTGGGACCGCATGTTCATCAACGAAAAGCCGGGCGGCCACGGCGAGCGTTCCGTCGCCATGGGCACTCTGGACATGGCGGTGTGGGACGCGGTCGCCAAGATCGCCAACAAGCCCCTGTTCCAGCTGCTGTCGGAGCGCTATGGCGACGGCAGGCCCGAACGCAAGGTGTTCGTCTACGCGGCCGGCGGCTATTACTACCCCGGCAAGGGGCTGGAAAGCCTGCAGGACGAAATGCGCGGCTACCTGGATCGCGGCTATTCGGTCGTCAAGATGAAGATAGGCGGTGCGTCGCTGGACGACGACCTGCGCCGCATCGATGCCGTGCTGGACGTGCTGCAGGACGGCCAGCGGCTGTGCGTCGACGCCAATGGCCGCTTCGATCTGAAGACGGCCGTGGCCTATGCCAAGGCGCTCTCGCAATACGACCTGTTCTGGTACGAGGAAGCCGGCGACCCGCTGGACTACGAACTGCAGGCCGAGCTCGCGCAGCACTACGACAAGCCCATGGCTACCGGCGAGAACCTGTTTTCCATGCAGGATGCGCGCAACCTGATCCGCTACGGCGGCATGCGGCCCGACCGCGACTGGCTGCAGTTCGACTGCGCGCTCAGCTACGGCCTGGTCGAATACCTGCGCACGCTGGATATGCTGAAAAGCTACGGCTGGTCGCCCAGCCGCTGCATCCCGCATGGCGGCCACCAGATGTCGCTGAACATCGCCGCCGGATTGGGCCTGGGTGGAAACGAGTCGTACCCGGACCTGTTCCAGCCCTATGGCGGTTTCCCCGACGGCGTGCGGGTGGAAAACAGCTATATCACCATGCCGGACCTGCCTGGCATCGGTTTCGAGGGCAAGAGCGACCTGTACGCGGAGATGAATCGCCTGTCTTCCTGA
- a CDS encoding LysR family transcriptional regulator, which translates to MKSDIASELNFFVLLAKHGNLSAAARELDMTPPAATKRLAQLEQRLGVRLVNRTTRRASLTSEGETYLRHASRILAEIREMEDQVTSSRAEPRGVLRVNATLGFGRTVIAPLVSDYARLHPDVEVRLEVTDRPVDLVEQGLDLAVRFGTLPDSRLSARRLLSNRRFLCASPAYLARHGAPQRPADLAAHRCIIHRQNDEAYGVWRFTRNRETQAIKVAGALASNDGDIVLGWALDGHGILIRSEWDLAKYLETGRLRRLLPAYTLPSADLFVYYPGSRHLSARVRTFIDFLAARFQAPPGRPAAPPGGRRARPPSP; encoded by the coding sequence ATGAAATCCGATATTGCCTCCGAGCTGAACTTCTTCGTCCTGCTGGCCAAACACGGCAACCTGTCGGCCGCCGCGCGCGAACTCGACATGACGCCGCCGGCCGCCACCAAACGCCTGGCGCAGCTCGAGCAGCGCCTGGGCGTGCGCCTGGTGAATCGCACGACGCGGCGCGCCAGCCTGACCAGCGAGGGCGAAACCTATCTGCGCCACGCCAGCCGCATCCTGGCGGAGATCCGCGAAATGGAGGACCAGGTCACCAGCAGCCGTGCCGAACCGCGCGGGGTGCTGCGCGTCAACGCCACCCTGGGCTTCGGCCGCACCGTGATCGCGCCGCTGGTGTCCGACTACGCCCGCCTGCATCCCGACGTCGAAGTCCGGCTGGAAGTCACCGACCGGCCCGTGGACCTGGTGGAACAGGGCCTGGACCTGGCGGTGCGCTTCGGCACCCTGCCCGACAGCCGCCTCAGCGCGCGCCGATTGCTGAGCAATCGCCGCTTTCTGTGCGCGTCGCCCGCCTACCTGGCCCGCCACGGCGCGCCGCAGCGGCCCGCCGACCTGGCGGCGCATCGCTGCATCATCCATCGGCAGAACGACGAGGCCTACGGCGTCTGGCGCTTCACGCGCAATCGGGAAACCCAGGCGATCAAGGTCGCCGGCGCGTTGGCCAGCAATGACGGCGATATCGTCCTGGGGTGGGCGCTGGACGGCCATGGCATCCTGATCCGTTCCGAGTGGGACCTGGCCAAATACCTGGAGACGGGCCGCCTGCGCCGGCTGCTGCCGGCCTACACGCTGCCTTCGGCCGACCTGTTCGTGTATTACCCCGGCAGCCGCCATCTGTCCGCGCGGGTGCGGACCTTCATTGATTTTCTGGCGGCGCGTTTCCAGGCGCCTCCGGGACGTCCGGCGGCGCCGCCCGGCGGTCGTAGGGCAAGGCCTCCGTCACCCTGA
- the zwf gene encoding glucose-6-phosphate dehydrogenase — protein sequence MTAAQSTNRAPRSQMAPPATLFLFGAHGDLVKRLLVPSLYNLTRDGLVGDALHIVGVDHNKVSDEEYRGKLADFMQEMSAKRGKSEGGEPALDDQLWDRLAQRITYLEGDFLDDGTYQAIKQRIEASGTRNAVFYLATAPRFFCEVITRLAHAGLLEEGDDQFRRVIVEKPFGSDLKTAQELNAGILAVMDEKQVYRIDHYLGKETVQNILVSRFSNGLFEAFWNNHYVDHVQITAAETVGVEQRGNFYERTGALRDMVPNHLFQLLAMVAMEPPAAFGADEVRSEKAKVVAAIRPQSPEEARRNSVRGQYSTGETGGQRVPGYREENRVAPDSCTETFVALKLWVDNWRWAGVPFYLRTGKRLGVRSTQIAICFKPAPMSPFRDTHVHRLRPNYLIIQIQPDEGMWFDFQAKKPGTTLEIDNIQMGFAYSDFFKMQPSTGYETLLYDCMIGDQTLFQRADNIENGWRAVQPFLDAWQDCKDVHMYPAGTDGPDAADELLRRDGRAWHSLK from the coding sequence ATGACGGCCGCGCAATCGACAAACCGCGCCCCGCGGTCGCAGATGGCGCCGCCGGCTACCCTTTTTCTGTTCGGCGCCCATGGCGACCTGGTCAAGCGGCTGCTGGTGCCGTCGCTGTACAACCTGACGCGCGACGGCCTGGTGGGCGACGCGCTGCATATCGTCGGCGTCGACCACAACAAGGTCAGCGACGAGGAATACCGCGGCAAGCTGGCCGACTTCATGCAGGAAATGTCGGCCAAGCGCGGCAAGAGCGAAGGCGGCGAGCCGGCGCTGGACGACCAGCTGTGGGACCGCCTGGCGCAGCGCATCACCTACCTGGAAGGCGACTTCCTGGATGACGGCACCTACCAGGCGATCAAGCAGCGCATCGAGGCCTCCGGCACGCGCAACGCGGTGTTCTACCTGGCCACCGCGCCGCGCTTCTTCTGCGAAGTCATCACGCGCCTGGCCCATGCGGGATTGCTGGAAGAAGGCGACGACCAGTTCCGCCGCGTGATCGTCGAAAAGCCCTTCGGCTCCGACCTGAAGACCGCGCAGGAACTGAACGCCGGCATCCTTGCCGTGATGGACGAAAAGCAGGTCTATCGCATCGACCACTACCTGGGCAAGGAAACGGTGCAGAACATCCTGGTCAGCCGTTTTTCCAACGGCCTGTTCGAGGCGTTCTGGAACAACCACTACGTCGACCACGTGCAGATCACCGCCGCCGAAACGGTGGGCGTGGAACAGCGCGGCAACTTCTACGAACGCACCGGCGCGCTGCGCGACATGGTGCCCAATCACCTGTTCCAGCTGCTGGCCATGGTCGCCATGGAGCCGCCCGCGGCCTTCGGCGCGGACGAGGTGCGCAGCGAAAAGGCCAAGGTGGTCGCCGCCATCCGCCCGCAGTCGCCGGAAGAGGCGCGCCGCAATTCGGTGCGCGGCCAGTATTCCACCGGCGAGACCGGCGGCCAGCGCGTGCCCGGCTATCGCGAGGAAAACCGCGTCGCGCCAGACAGCTGCACGGAAACCTTCGTCGCGCTCAAGCTGTGGGTGGACAACTGGCGCTGGGCCGGCGTGCCCTTCTACCTGCGGACCGGCAAGCGGCTGGGCGTGCGCAGCACGCAGATCGCCATCTGCTTCAAGCCCGCGCCGATGTCGCCGTTCCGGGACACGCATGTGCACCGCCTGCGCCCCAACTACCTGATCATCCAGATCCAGCCCGACGAAGGCATGTGGTTCGACTTCCAGGCCAAGAAGCCCGGCACCACGCTGGAAATCGACAACATCCAGATGGGTTTCGCCTATTCGGATTTCTTCAAGATGCAGCCGTCGACGGGCTACGAAACGCTGCTGTACGACTGCATGATCGGCGACCAGACGCTGTTCCAGCGCGCGGACAATATCGAAAACGGCTGGCGCGCGGTGCAGCCTTTCCTCGATGCCTGGCAGGACTGCAAGGACGTGCACATGTATCCGGCGGGGACGGACGGCCCCGACGCCGCCGACGAACTGCTGCGGCGGGACGGGCGCGCATGGCACAGCCTGAAGTAG
- a CDS encoding bifunctional transaldolase/phosoglucose isomerase, giving the protein MNQTTKNPLVRLAEAGQAIWLDFLSREFLAQGGLDKLVREDSLTGVTSNPSIFEKAMGHGESYDEQLHAILYQADAEPGDVYEQLAVRDIQHAADALRPVYDRLKGKDGYVSLEVSPYLAYDTEGTLNEARRLWKAVDRPNLMIKVPGTPQGVPAIRQLIEDGINVNVTLLFSRDAYRAVALAYIDGLEARAKAGKPVDRLASVASFFISRIDSRIDKNIDEALKKPGADGDRLNALKGKIAIANAKLAYQDYLGLIGEDRWKALAQKGAQPQRLLWASTGTKNPAYPATLYVDELIGPDTVNTMPAPTMDAFREKGTVETTLTRDVDTARRQLEDAQKLGLDLDGVTRELVEDGTRQFSDAFDALLGAVAAKRMTYLGEQVNGVAYELPKPLAEAVDKCLDRARADGWVRRLWQHDASMWTGQQEDRWVGWLAAGQGKQVDADAVAALARDLQAERYTHAVLLGMGGSSLGPEVLAQTLGESGQGLALHALDSTNPEEICAVERGIDFARTLFIVSSKSGSTLEPEILNAHFHAATVAAVGQENAGKHFIAITDPGSKLEAAAKQAGYRAIFHGDPTIGGRYSVLSVFGLVPLGVMGHNVAHFLETTQTMVRACGPSSPPAVNPGVRLGAVLGEAARAGRDKVTIFASPAVASIGSWLEQLLAESTGKHGKGIVPVDLEPIGTPDVYGQDRVFAYVRCAEDDTAQLDAKVQALAAAGQPVIRITLPRPAAIGQEFFRWEVATAIAGAVIGIDPFDQPDVEASKIKTRALTDAYEKTGQLPAETPIAEDGDLAFYGDKSLAADGTVEGVLKAHLARLGQGDYAAVLAYVARNAAHERQIASLRATVRDRRKVATVGGFGPRFLHSTGQAYKGGPNSGVFLQITADPARDLPIPGRKISFGTVQAAQASGDLQVLAERGRRYLRVHIKGGDVESGLARLAKAVKQVTN; this is encoded by the coding sequence ATGAACCAAACGACCAAGAACCCGCTGGTCCGGCTGGCGGAAGCCGGACAGGCCATCTGGCTGGATTTCCTGAGCCGTGAATTCCTGGCGCAGGGCGGCCTGGACAAGCTGGTGCGCGAGGACAGCCTGACCGGCGTCACCTCCAACCCGTCCATCTTCGAAAAGGCGATGGGCCACGGGGAATCCTACGACGAGCAGCTGCACGCCATCCTGTACCAGGCCGATGCCGAGCCCGGCGACGTCTACGAGCAACTGGCGGTGCGCGATATCCAGCATGCCGCCGACGCGCTGCGGCCGGTGTACGACCGCCTGAAAGGCAAGGACGGCTACGTCAGCCTGGAAGTCTCGCCCTACCTGGCCTACGACACCGAAGGCACCCTGAACGAAGCCCGCCGCCTGTGGAAGGCGGTGGACCGTCCCAACCTGATGATCAAGGTGCCGGGCACGCCGCAGGGCGTGCCGGCCATCCGCCAGCTGATCGAGGACGGCATCAACGTCAACGTCACGCTGCTGTTCTCGCGCGACGCCTACCGCGCGGTGGCGCTGGCCTATATCGACGGCCTGGAAGCCCGCGCCAAGGCCGGCAAGCCGGTGGACAGGCTGGCCAGCGTGGCCAGCTTCTTCATCAGCCGTATCGATAGCCGCATCGACAAGAACATCGACGAAGCCCTGAAAAAGCCGGGCGCCGACGGCGACCGCCTGAATGCGCTCAAGGGCAAGATCGCCATCGCCAACGCCAAGCTGGCCTACCAGGACTACCTGGGACTGATCGGCGAGGACCGCTGGAAGGCGCTGGCGCAGAAAGGCGCGCAGCCGCAGCGCCTGCTGTGGGCGTCCACCGGCACCAAGAACCCCGCCTATCCGGCCACGCTGTATGTCGACGAGCTGATCGGCCCGGACACCGTCAACACCATGCCCGCGCCCACCATGGACGCATTCCGCGAGAAAGGCACGGTGGAAACCACCTTGACGCGCGACGTCGACACGGCGCGCCGGCAGCTGGAAGACGCGCAGAAGCTGGGCCTGGACCTGGACGGCGTCACGCGCGAACTGGTGGAAGACGGCACCAGGCAATTCTCCGACGCCTTCGACGCGCTGCTGGGCGCGGTCGCGGCCAAGCGCATGACCTACCTGGGCGAACAGGTCAACGGCGTGGCGTACGAACTGCCCAAGCCGCTGGCCGAGGCCGTCGACAAATGCCTGGACCGCGCGCGCGCCGATGGCTGGGTGCGCCGCCTGTGGCAGCATGATGCATCCATGTGGACCGGCCAGCAGGAAGACCGCTGGGTGGGCTGGCTGGCCGCCGGCCAGGGCAAGCAGGTCGATGCCGACGCCGTCGCCGCGCTGGCGCGCGATCTGCAGGCCGAACGCTACACGCACGCCGTACTGCTCGGCATGGGCGGCTCCAGCCTGGGACCGGAAGTGCTGGCGCAGACGCTGGGCGAGTCGGGCCAGGGCCTGGCGCTGCATGCGCTGGACTCCACCAACCCGGAAGAAATCTGCGCGGTGGAACGCGGCATCGATTTCGCCCGCACGCTGTTCATCGTGTCGAGCAAGTCGGGCTCCACGCTGGAACCGGAAATCCTCAACGCGCATTTCCACGCGGCCACCGTAGCCGCCGTCGGCCAGGAAAATGCCGGCAAGCATTTCATCGCCATCACCGATCCGGGTTCGAAACTGGAAGCGGCCGCCAAACAGGCCGGCTATCGCGCCATCTTCCATGGCGACCCCACCATCGGCGGCCGCTATTCGGTGCTGTCGGTGTTCGGCCTGGTGCCGCTGGGCGTCATGGGCCACAACGTCGCGCACTTCCTGGAAACCACCCAGACCATGGTGCGCGCCTGCGGCCCGTCGTCGCCGCCCGCGGTCAACCCGGGCGTGCGCCTGGGCGCCGTCCTGGGCGAGGCCGCCCGCGCCGGCCGCGACAAGGTCACCATCTTCGCGTCGCCCGCGGTCGCCAGCATCGGCTCGTGGCTGGAACAACTGCTGGCCGAATCCACCGGCAAGCATGGCAAGGGCATCGTGCCGGTGGACCTCGAACCCATCGGCACGCCCGACGTCTACGGCCAGGACCGCGTGTTCGCCTACGTGCGCTGCGCCGAGGACGACACCGCCCAGCTCGACGCCAAGGTGCAGGCCCTTGCCGCCGCCGGGCAGCCCGTCATCCGCATCACGCTGCCGCGCCCGGCCGCCATCGGCCAGGAATTCTTCCGCTGGGAAGTGGCCACCGCCATCGCCGGCGCCGTCATCGGCATCGACCCCTTCGACCAGCCCGACGTCGAAGCCAGCAAGATCAAGACGCGCGCCCTGACGGACGCCTACGAGAAAACCGGCCAGCTGCCCGCCGAAACGCCCATCGCCGAAGACGGCGACCTGGCCTTCTACGGCGACAAGTCGCTGGCCGCCGACGGCACCGTCGAAGGCGTGCTGAAGGCGCACCTGGCCCGTCTGGGCCAGGGGGACTACGCCGCGGTGCTGGCCTATGTGGCGCGCAACGCCGCGCACGAACGGCAGATCGCCAGCCTGCGCGCGACGGTGCGCGACCGCCGCAAGGTCGCCACGGTGGGCGGCTTCGGTCCGCGCTTCCTGCATTCCACCGGGCAGGCCTACAAGGGCGGCCCGAACAGCGGGGTTTTCCTGCAGATCACCGCCGATCCGGCGCGCGACCTGCCCATCCCGGGGCGCAAGATCAGCTTCGGCACGGTGCAGGCGGCGCAGGCTTCCGGCGATCTGCAGGTGCTGGCCGAGCGCGGCCGGCGCTATCTGCGGGTGCACATCAAGGGCGGCGACGTCGAAAGCGGGCTGGCCCGCCTGGCCAAGGCCGTCAAGCAGGTGACGAACTGA
- the gnd gene encoding phosphogluconate dehydrogenase (NAD(+)-dependent, decarboxylating): MQLGLIGLGRMGANIARRLMRNKHEVIVYNRSLDKVKELQSEGATGVDNVEALIAKLAKPRAVWVMLPAGAVTEHMIDTLAGLMEPGDIIIDGGNTMYKDDIRRAKALAARQIEYVDVGTSGGIWGLERGYCMMIGGQDKVVKHLDPIFSCLAPGLGDIPRTPGREGRDARAEQGYIHAGPAGSGHFVKMVHNGIEYGIMQAYAEGFDILKTKGSDQLPEDQRLNIEVADVAEVWRRGSVVSSWLLDLTAIALAKDPKLAGFSGDVADSGEGRWTIDAAVEQAVPAPVLASALFARFRSRQDATFGDKMLSAMRFGFGGHVEEKK; encoded by the coding sequence ATGCAACTCGGATTGATTGGACTTGGGCGCATGGGCGCCAACATCGCGCGCCGCCTGATGCGGAACAAGCACGAGGTCATCGTGTACAACCGCAGCCTGGACAAGGTCAAGGAGCTGCAGTCCGAAGGCGCGACGGGCGTCGACAACGTGGAAGCCCTGATCGCCAAGCTGGCCAAGCCCCGCGCGGTCTGGGTCATGCTGCCGGCCGGCGCCGTCACCGAACACATGATCGATACGCTGGCGGGCCTGATGGAGCCGGGCGACATCATCATCGACGGCGGCAATACCATGTACAAGGACGATATCCGCCGCGCCAAGGCGCTGGCGGCGCGCCAGATCGAGTACGTGGACGTCGGCACCTCGGGCGGCATCTGGGGCCTGGAACGCGGCTATTGCATGATGATCGGCGGCCAGGACAAGGTCGTGAAGCACCTGGATCCGATCTTCTCCTGCCTGGCGCCGGGGCTGGGCGACATCCCGCGCACCCCGGGCCGCGAAGGCCGCGACGCGCGCGCCGAGCAGGGCTACATCCATGCCGGTCCCGCCGGTTCGGGACACTTCGTCAAGATGGTCCACAACGGCATCGAGTACGGCATCATGCAGGCCTATGCCGAAGGCTTCGATATCCTCAAGACCAAGGGCTCCGACCAGTTGCCGGAAGACCAGCGCCTGAACATCGAAGTCGCCGACGTCGCCGAGGTCTGGCGGCGCGGCAGCGTGGTGTCGTCCTGGCTGCTGGACCTGACGGCCATCGCGCTGGCCAAGGATCCCAAGCTGGCGGGCTTCTCCGGCGACGTGGCCGACAGCGGCGAAGGCCGCTGGACCATCGACGCCGCCGTCGAGCAGGCCGTGCCGGCGCCGGTGCTGGCCAGCGCCCTGTTCGCCCGCTTCCGCTCGCGCCAGGACGCCACCTTCGGCGACAAGATGCTGTCCGCGATGCGCTTCGGCTTCGGCGGCCACGTCGAGGAGAAAAAATAA
- a CDS encoding HAD family hydrolase, protein MAQPEVDRGAIRLLVSDVDGTLVRPDKQISAATIAAVRALRGAGIAFTLVSSRPPRGMLPLIRLLDLDVPTAAFNGGAIVDTSGRTIESHPLSVENARIALDMFDGQPVETWVFADDKWLLRDPDGPYVPLERHTLGFDGTLVDSFEPYLDRIGKIVAASADADGLIRLEQEINPRIAPGAHASRSQVYYLDVNHARANKGDAVEALARHLGVSLAETAVIGDGDNDVPMFQRAGLSIAMGQASAQVRAQATVTTASNADDGLAAAVHRFILPAA, encoded by the coding sequence ATGGCACAGCCTGAAGTAGACCGGGGCGCCATCCGGCTGCTGGTGTCGGATGTCGACGGCACGCTGGTCCGGCCCGACAAGCAGATCAGCGCCGCCACCATCGCGGCGGTGCGCGCGCTGCGCGGCGCGGGCATCGCCTTCACGCTCGTCAGCAGCCGGCCACCGCGCGGCATGCTGCCGCTGATCCGCCTGCTGGACCTGGACGTGCCGACTGCCGCCTTCAATGGCGGCGCCATCGTCGATACCAGCGGGCGCACCATCGAATCGCATCCGCTGTCGGTGGAAAACGCCCGCATCGCGCTGGACATGTTCGACGGCCAGCCCGTGGAAACCTGGGTGTTCGCCGACGACAAATGGCTGCTGCGCGATCCGGACGGTCCCTACGTGCCGCTCGAACGGCACACGCTGGGCTTCGACGGCACCCTGGTCGACAGCTTCGAGCCCTACCTGGACCGCATCGGCAAGATCGTCGCCGCCAGCGCGGACGCGGACGGCCTGATCCGGCTGGAACAGGAAATCAACCCGCGCATCGCGCCGGGCGCCCATGCCTCGCGTTCGCAGGTCTACTACCTGGACGTCAACCATGCCCGCGCGAACAAGGGCGACGCGGTGGAAGCGCTGGCGCGCCACCTGGGCGTATCGCTGGCGGAAACCGCGGTGATCGGCGATGGTGACAACGACGTGCCCATGTTCCAGCGGGCCGGCCTGTCGATCGCCATGGGGCAGGCAAGCGCGCAGGTGCGGGCCCAGGCCACGGTCACCACCGCCAGCAATGCCGACGACGGACTGGCGGCGGCGGTGCACCGCTTCATCCTTCCCGCGGCCTGA
- the pgl gene encoding 6-phosphogluconolactonase, which yields MDKEQSCIFENTASLVAHLADWLTARIAACEGRFALALSGGSTPKPLYELLAQPERASRIDWSRVHLFWGDERFVPYDDPQSNYRMTRLAMIDHVPIPPDNVHPVPADGTPESAAARYADTLREYYGSAKLEAGRPLFDVNLLGIGDDGHTASLFPGAPQVEDTRDWTVAVVGVKPEPRISLTLPALDSAAAVVFLAAGDKKRTAVSRARAHDPGVPSGRVRPQGELLWYLDRDAAGE from the coding sequence ATGGACAAGGAACAAAGCTGCATCTTCGAGAACACCGCCAGCCTGGTGGCGCATCTTGCCGACTGGCTGACGGCGCGCATCGCGGCCTGCGAAGGACGCTTCGCGCTGGCCCTGTCGGGCGGCAGCACGCCCAAACCCTTGTATGAACTGCTGGCGCAGCCGGAGCGCGCGAGCCGCATCGACTGGTCGCGCGTGCACCTCTTCTGGGGCGACGAGCGCTTCGTGCCGTACGACGATCCGCAGAGCAACTACCGCATGACCCGCCTGGCCATGATCGACCACGTGCCGATCCCGCCGGACAACGTGCACCCGGTGCCGGCGGACGGCACGCCCGAATCGGCGGCCGCGCGCTATGCCGACACGCTGCGCGAGTACTACGGGTCGGCGAAGCTGGAAGCTGGACGGCCGCTGTTCGACGTGAATCTGCTGGGCATCGGCGACGACGGCCACACGGCCTCGCTGTTTCCCGGCGCGCCGCAGGTCGAGGACACCCGCGACTGGACCGTCGCGGTGGTGGGCGTGAAGCCGGAACCGCGCATATCGCTGACGCTGCCCGCGCTGGACAGCGCCGCCGCCGTCGTATTCCTGGCGGCGGGCGACAAGAAGCGCACCGCCGTCAGCCGCGCGCGGGCGCACGATCCCGGCGTGCCCTCCGGCCGCGTACGGCCGCAGGGCGAACTGCTGTGGTACCTGGATCGGGACGCGGCGGGCGAATAG